Proteins from one Nakamurella multipartita DSM 44233 genomic window:
- a CDS encoding phosphoribosyltransferase domain-containing protein — protein MTAVADGSWVGRRYGIEVADRCSPVGLAMVDLTRIALRRNPKRAQLLVSTVLGKHLPVDPRVVDGAGRLLGALVARALADDGSPVPADWRDAARASVRGGDPDRLMALVAAERRAPAPDVLTVGFAETATSLGHLVADQLGSGYLHSTRRPDGPVPVAADFVESHSHATDHLLRPGPAVSLAGAGPVVLVDDELSTGRTALNVIESLHATHPRDRYVLAGLVDARSPESDAVRRSVAARLGCRIDVVALVGGAVGVPDGTVDRVAADLAGLDPAAPAGSGDVRTVQLPWPSEVPQGGRHGFADADRPAFDAAILAAAGPLAVACGDARRVLVVGTEELMYLPLRLALALRGPGRATAFQSTTRSPVHAIDEPGYPIRRRIDFRARVHPATDELAVRHVYNVRWPDPIDSVGPEEADLVVVVDDGHAVDGPDGVAQAVAAATGAPVVLARLAVAR, from the coding sequence GTGACCGCGGTCGCCGACGGTTCCTGGGTGGGGCGGCGCTACGGCATCGAGGTCGCCGATCGGTGCTCGCCGGTCGGCCTGGCCATGGTCGATCTGACCCGGATCGCCCTGCGTCGCAACCCCAAGCGGGCCCAGCTGCTGGTCTCGACCGTGCTGGGCAAGCACCTGCCGGTGGATCCACGGGTGGTCGACGGGGCCGGCCGGCTGCTGGGGGCGCTGGTCGCCCGCGCCCTGGCCGACGACGGGTCGCCGGTGCCGGCCGACTGGCGCGACGCCGCACGGGCGAGTGTGCGTGGCGGCGACCCCGACCGGTTGATGGCCCTGGTGGCCGCCGAACGCCGGGCCCCGGCGCCGGACGTGCTCACGGTGGGCTTCGCCGAGACCGCGACCAGCCTGGGGCACCTGGTCGCCGACCAGCTCGGCTCGGGTTACCTGCATTCGACCCGCCGGCCGGACGGTCCGGTGCCGGTGGCCGCCGACTTCGTCGAGTCGCACTCGCACGCGACCGACCACCTGCTGCGGCCGGGGCCGGCGGTGTCGCTGGCCGGCGCCGGCCCGGTGGTGCTGGTCGACGACGAGCTGTCCACCGGGCGAACCGCGCTCAACGTCATCGAGTCGCTGCACGCCACGCACCCGCGCGACCGTTATGTGCTGGCCGGTCTGGTGGACGCCCGGAGTCCCGAATCCGACGCGGTGCGCCGGTCGGTGGCCGCCCGGCTCGGCTGCCGGATCGACGTCGTCGCGTTGGTCGGCGGGGCCGTTGGGGTGCCCGACGGCACCGTCGATCGGGTCGCGGCCGACCTCGCCGGCCTCGACCCGGCGGCTCCGGCCGGGTCGGGCGACGTGCGCACGGTGCAATTGCCCTGGCCGTCGGAGGTGCCGCAGGGTGGCCGGCACGGGTTCGCCGACGCCGACCGGCCCGCGTTCGACGCGGCGATCCTGGCTGCGGCCGGCCCGCTCGCGGTCGCCTGCGGGGATGCCCGCCGGGTGCTGGTGGTCGGCACCGAGGAGCTGATGTACCTGCCGCTGCGGCTGGCCCTCGCGCTGCGCGGGCCCGGGCGGGCCACCGCGTTCCAGTCGACCACCCGGTCCCCGGTGCACGCGATCGACGAGCCCGGTTACCCGATCCGGCGGCGGATCGATTTCCGGGCGCGGGTGCATCCGGCGACCGACGAACTGGCCGTCCGGCACGTGTACAACGTGCGCTGGCCGGACCCGATCGACTCCGTGGGTCCGGAGGAGGCCGACCTGGTGGTCGTGGTCGACGACGGGCACGCCGTCGACGGCCCGGACGGGGTCGCCCAGGCGGTGGCCGCGGCGACCGGCGCCCCGGTCGTGCTGGCTCGATTGGCCGTGGCCCGATGA
- a CDS encoding HpcH/HpaI aldolase/citrate lyase family protein gives MRHFDHLAEDVRRDLFHAQPESFDRDSDRSVLAHALGATLYVPATRSDLATTVRRRAAAGARSMVIDLEDAITDHSVDSAVASTSAVLGQLDQDPPDSLIFVRVRTAAQIRELTLALGPGQQIVSGFVLPKFGAKTGEEYLQAVAEMEARSVHPVYAMPVLETPEVLYREAREAELIGIRELLDRYRPRVLAVRIGATDLCGLFGIRRDRDLSIYDVGVAADLITQVVNHLGRTDGTGFAITGPVWEYFANHERILRPQLRQTPFAERHADELRRTLMSRDLDGLMREAILDRANGLTGKSVIHPSHIPPVHALAVVPHEEYQDALDIVEPESVAGGVRASEYRNKMNEMRPHRIWAERTLQRAQVFGSAAAGISHIDILTALQEAA, from the coding sequence ATGCGGCACTTCGACCACCTGGCCGAGGACGTGCGTCGCGATCTGTTCCACGCCCAGCCGGAGTCCTTCGACCGGGACAGCGACCGGTCGGTGCTGGCCCACGCGCTGGGGGCGACCCTGTACGTGCCGGCGACCCGATCCGACCTGGCCACCACGGTGCGCCGGCGGGCGGCGGCCGGCGCCAGGTCGATGGTGATCGACCTGGAGGACGCCATCACCGACCACTCGGTGGATTCGGCGGTCGCGTCGACCTCGGCGGTGCTGGGCCAGCTCGACCAGGACCCGCCGGACAGCCTGATCTTCGTCCGGGTGCGCACGGCGGCGCAGATCCGGGAGCTGACCCTGGCCCTGGGCCCGGGCCAGCAGATCGTCAGCGGGTTCGTGCTGCCCAAGTTCGGGGCCAAGACCGGCGAGGAATACCTGCAGGCCGTCGCCGAGATGGAAGCCCGCTCGGTCCACCCGGTCTACGCGATGCCGGTCCTGGAGACCCCGGAGGTGCTCTACCGGGAGGCCCGGGAGGCCGAGCTGATCGGCATCCGGGAGCTGCTGGACCGCTACCGGCCGCGGGTGCTGGCCGTCCGCATCGGCGCCACCGACCTGTGCGGGCTGTTCGGCATCCGCCGGGACCGCGACCTGTCCATCTACGACGTCGGGGTGGCCGCCGACCTGATCACCCAGGTGGTCAACCACCTGGGCCGCACCGACGGCACCGGCTTCGCCATCACCGGTCCGGTCTGGGAGTACTTCGCCAACCACGAGCGGATCCTGCGGCCGCAACTGCGGCAGACCCCGTTCGCCGAGCGGCACGCCGACGAGCTGCGGCGCACGCTGATGAGCCGCGACCTGGACGGGTTGATGCGGGAGGCGATCCTGGACCGGGCCAACGGGCTGACCGGCAAGTCGGTCATCCATCCCTCGCACATCCCGCCCGTGCACGCGCTGGCCGTGGTGCCGCACGAGGAGTACCAGGATGCGCTGGACATCGTCGAGCCCGAGTCGGTGGCCGGCGGGGTGCGGGCCTCCGAGTACCGCAACAAGATGAACGAGATGCGACCGCACCGGATCTGGGCCGAACGGACCCTGCAGCGGGCGCAGGTCTTCGGATCCGCGGCCGCCGGGATCTCGCACATCGACATCCTCACCGCGTTGCAGGAAGCCGCGTGA
- a CDS encoding TerD family protein produces the protein MGVSLTKGGNVSLTKAAPGLKAVAVGLGWDVRSTTGDDFDLDASALGLDPNHRVVSDEYFIFFNNKTSPDGSIVHQGDNLTGEGEGDDEVINVDLSTVPATVDSIVFPVSIYDADTRGQSFGQVRNAFIRVVDQSNGSELARYDLSEDASTETAMVFGELYRNGAEWKFRAIGQGYASGLAGIARDFGVNI, from the coding sequence ATGGGTGTGAGCCTGACCAAGGGCGGCAACGTCTCGCTGACGAAGGCCGCTCCCGGCCTGAAGGCAGTGGCCGTCGGCCTGGGCTGGGACGTCCGATCCACCACCGGTGACGATTTCGACCTGGACGCGAGCGCGTTGGGCCTGGATCCGAACCACCGGGTGGTCTCCGACGAGTACTTCATCTTCTTCAACAACAAGACCTCGCCCGACGGGTCGATCGTGCATCAGGGCGATAACCTGACCGGTGAGGGCGAGGGCGACGACGAGGTCATCAACGTGGACCTGTCGACCGTGCCGGCCACCGTGGATTCCATCGTCTTCCCGGTCTCGATCTACGACGCGGATACCCGCGGGCAGTCCTTCGGCCAGGTCCGCAACGCCTTCATCCGGGTCGTGGACCAGTCCAACGGCAGCGAACTGGCCCGCTACGACCTGTCCGAGGACGCGTCGACCGAGACCGCCATGGTGTTCGGTGAGCTGTATCGCAACGGCGCGGAGTGGAAGTTCCGCGCAATCGGTCAGGGCTACGCTTCGGGGCTGGCGGGGATTGCCCGCGACTTCGGAGTGAACATCTGA
- a CDS encoding DUF475 domain-containing protein yields the protein MHVKIFMWSYIVTAVSLVVAFVYGSWSAVVLCAILGVLEVSLSFDNAVINATILERMSEFWQKMFLTVGIVIAVFGMRLLLPLLIVYFAAGLPPVEAFQLAMNPPADGAAYFPDGSPSYETLLTDAHPIIAAFGGMFLLMLFLNWLFEEKEHTWLTWLERPLAKAGRLDSMAILVACLLLLVVSETLAEDAETVLFAGLLGLVVYLAVNGLGTFFENAEHIGEDDGEARETNVDHEPSVAGRNTKLVKAAGKAGFFLFLYLEVLDASFSFDGVIGAFAITSDPILIALGLGLIGAMFVRSLTVYLVRKGTLSEYVYLEHGAHWAIGALAVILMISIGVHISEFITGLLGVAFIGAAFISSIQRNKRLRAKGEEVGTVHA from the coding sequence GTGCACGTCAAGATCTTCATGTGGTCGTACATCGTCACCGCCGTGTCACTGGTGGTGGCCTTCGTCTACGGCAGCTGGTCCGCCGTCGTCCTCTGCGCCATTCTGGGCGTTCTCGAGGTGTCGCTCTCGTTCGACAATGCCGTCATCAACGCCACCATCCTGGAACGGATGAGTGAGTTCTGGCAGAAGATGTTCCTCACCGTCGGCATCGTCATCGCGGTGTTCGGCATGCGGCTGCTGCTGCCCCTGCTGATCGTCTATTTCGCCGCCGGCCTGCCGCCGGTGGAGGCGTTCCAGCTGGCCATGAACCCGCCCGCGGACGGCGCCGCCTACTTCCCCGACGGATCCCCCAGCTACGAGACGTTGCTGACCGACGCGCACCCGATCATCGCCGCGTTCGGTGGCATGTTCCTGCTGATGCTGTTCCTGAACTGGCTGTTCGAGGAGAAGGAACACACCTGGTTGACCTGGCTGGAGCGGCCGCTGGCCAAGGCCGGCCGGCTGGACTCGATGGCCATCCTGGTCGCCTGCTTGCTGCTGCTGGTGGTGTCCGAGACCCTGGCCGAGGATGCCGAAACGGTGCTGTTCGCCGGGCTGCTGGGGTTGGTCGTCTACCTCGCGGTCAACGGCCTGGGCACGTTCTTCGAGAACGCCGAACACATCGGCGAGGACGACGGCGAGGCCCGCGAGACCAACGTCGACCACGAACCGTCGGTGGCCGGGCGCAACACCAAGCTGGTCAAGGCGGCCGGCAAGGCCGGGTTCTTCCTGTTCCTGTACCTGGAGGTGCTGGACGCCTCGTTCTCCTTCGACGGCGTCATCGGCGCGTTCGCCATCACCTCCGACCCGATCCTGATCGCGCTGGGCCTCGGCCTGATCGGCGCGATGTTCGTCCGGTCGCTGACCGTCTACCTGGTCCGCAAGGGCACGCTGTCCGAGTACGTGTACCTCGAGCACGGCGCGCACTGGGCGATCGGCGCGCTGGCGGTCATCCTGATGATCTCCATCGGGGTGCACATCAGCGAGTTCATCACCGGCCTGCTGGGCGTGGCGTTCATCGGCGCGGCCTTCATCAGCAGCATCCAACGCAACAAGCGACTTCGCGCCAAGGGCGAGGAAGTCGGCACCGTCCACGCCTGA
- a CDS encoding TerD family protein, with the protein MAIDYTKRPQQPPAAPPAPAGGGRVTLTKGAPKVSLTKSGAVGGTARVNLNWSTGAPPPPPASGGFFSKLKNAAAGATSGGIDLDLGCLYELGDGRKGVIQAMGNAFGALDRPPYILLDGDDRTGSVAGGENMSINLGAPGRFRRVLIFAMIYEGAPNWAAVDGVVTLTSANGQSFEVRLDESDTGSRMCAVAQLVESGGDLVFQREVKYIQGGQMALDRAYGWGMNWQAGRK; encoded by the coding sequence ATGGCCATCGACTACACCAAACGACCGCAGCAGCCGCCCGCCGCTCCCCCGGCCCCCGCCGGGGGCGGCCGGGTCACCCTGACCAAGGGTGCGCCCAAGGTGTCGCTGACCAAGTCCGGCGCGGTCGGCGGCACCGCGCGGGTCAACCTGAACTGGTCGACCGGGGCCCCGCCGCCCCCGCCGGCGAGCGGCGGCTTCTTCTCCAAGCTCAAGAACGCGGCCGCCGGCGCGACGTCCGGCGGGATCGACCTGGACCTGGGCTGCCTGTACGAGCTGGGCGACGGCCGCAAGGGCGTCATCCAGGCGATGGGCAACGCCTTCGGCGCGCTCGACCGGCCGCCGTACATCCTGCTCGACGGGGACGACCGGACCGGCAGCGTGGCCGGCGGCGAGAACATGTCGATCAACCTCGGCGCGCCGGGCCGGTTCCGCCGGGTGTTGATCTTCGCGATGATCTACGAGGGCGCGCCGAACTGGGCCGCCGTCGACGGGGTGGTCACCCTGACCTCGGCCAACGGCCAGTCCTTCGAGGTGCGGCTGGACGAGTCGGACACCGGTTCGCGCATGTGCGCCGTCGCGCAACTGGTGGAATCCGGCGGCGACCTGGTGTTCCAGCGCGAGGTCAAGTACATCCAGGGCGGGCAGATGGCCCTGGACCGGGCCTACGGGTGGGGCATGAACTGGCAGGCCGGGCGCAAGTAG
- a CDS encoding tellurite resistance TerB family protein, whose product MAFWDSLKSKTKEMNTQLTTKAGQFKNKEFANGSMAMCALIAAADGSIDPAEQAKTAGFIRTNSVLAVFPPDELQQKFDWYCSKLAGDFEFGKIEAIATIGKLRNKPDQARAVIQLGIIIGGADGNFDTRERGAVRDACNAVGIPAAEFDL is encoded by the coding sequence ATGGCGTTCTGGGATTCGCTCAAGTCCAAGACCAAGGAGATGAACACCCAGCTGACCACCAAGGCCGGTCAGTTCAAGAACAAGGAATTCGCCAACGGCAGCATGGCGATGTGCGCGTTGATCGCGGCGGCGGACGGGTCGATCGACCCGGCCGAGCAGGCCAAGACGGCCGGTTTCATCCGCACCAACTCGGTGCTGGCGGTGTTCCCGCCGGACGAGCTGCAGCAGAAGTTCGACTGGTACTGCAGCAAGCTGGCCGGTGACTTCGAGTTCGGCAAGATCGAGGCGATCGCCACCATCGGCAAGCTGCGCAACAAGCCGGATCAGGCCCGCGCGGTTATCCAGCTGGGCATCATCATCGGCGGCGCCGACGGCAACTTCGACACCCGGGAGCGGGGGGCCGTGCGCGATGCGTGCAACGCCGTCGGCATCCCCGCCGCCGAGTTCGATCTGTAG
- a CDS encoding TerD family protein: MGDETVLVKGQNVPLDSDLSSLRLSVRWGCGSNPVDVDLVALILGPDRRVRTDADMIFYNHTATADGSVVHAGKVTADAGGSDDVLVDLTAVDADVHSLTVAASTDGAAFGEVDHLEWWVAGERAEPVARFPVSGLTSERALVLGEVYRRDGHWRLRAVGQGWAGGLAGLATDYGVTVDGSDEPGELDGAGESELEAELEADLEADREAEAEAVAEVVEPGGVLGDDAAIATATTTEPAGPVETAEPVDHPEKPEPVDPTGSTGPSAPSTPTPPQPRKVRIAADKPVTLPPIKLAEDGTWQTARLFSISGIGGADEQEKRATSALLWTMAAVRPLGRSLTARAGAPAGALETFLEVGFSLGELRVIPDGVIRIARGQKVWTALVEVKTGDGLLGREQVEKYLRLAKRRKYDAVITISNQVSTDPDVHPVDLPAHATNAVSLFHISWSEVMHEIRMLLAHHRFTDPVSLWILSELSRYLEHPRSGAMPFTDMGPSWVSVRESIADGTLRPGDQKAIPIVNAWQKLARQLCLGLTARLGVPVKQVVPRRWQTDPGLRLDEGTHRLADHGVLASTLRVPDAAGPITVSADLRTSRVTVSIEIGAPQENSLSRRVTWLTRQLKDAPDDLLVEARFAPRAETTCERLVDVRSRPQLLLPGKDWEPSSFVVSRSQPMGSKRSGARGSFVTSVNEAVDGFYADVVERVRPWAPPAPPLPESAGEPAPPT, encoded by the coding sequence ATGGGGGATGAAACGGTACTGGTCAAGGGTCAGAATGTTCCGCTCGATTCCGACCTCTCGAGCCTGCGCCTGAGTGTGCGGTGGGGCTGCGGGTCGAACCCGGTCGATGTCGATCTGGTGGCGCTCATTCTCGGCCCCGATCGGCGGGTCCGGACCGACGCGGACATGATCTTCTACAACCACACGGCCACCGCCGACGGGTCGGTGGTGCACGCCGGCAAGGTGACCGCGGATGCCGGCGGCTCCGACGACGTCCTGGTCGACCTGACTGCCGTCGACGCCGACGTGCACTCGCTGACCGTGGCCGCCAGCACCGACGGCGCGGCCTTCGGCGAGGTGGACCACCTGGAATGGTGGGTGGCCGGCGAGCGGGCCGAGCCGGTCGCCCGGTTCCCGGTGAGCGGCCTCACCAGCGAGCGGGCCCTGGTGCTCGGCGAGGTGTACCGGCGGGACGGGCACTGGCGGCTGCGGGCCGTCGGCCAGGGCTGGGCCGGTGGGCTGGCCGGACTGGCCACCGACTACGGCGTGACCGTGGACGGTTCGGACGAGCCGGGCGAGCTCGACGGCGCCGGTGAGTCCGAACTCGAAGCCGAACTCGAAGCCGACCTCGAAGCCGACCGCGAAGCCGAAGCCGAAGCCGTCGCCGAGGTCGTCGAGCCGGGTGGGGTGCTCGGCGACGACGCGGCGATCGCGACCGCCACCACGACCGAGCCGGCCGGGCCCGTCGAGACGGCTGAGCCGGTCGATCACCCCGAGAAGCCCGAGCCCGTCGACCCGACCGGGTCGACCGGACCGAGCGCCCCGAGCACGCCCACCCCGCCCCAGCCGCGCAAGGTCCGCATCGCCGCGGACAAGCCGGTCACCCTCCCGCCGATCAAGCTGGCCGAGGACGGCACCTGGCAGACGGCCCGCCTGTTCTCCATCTCGGGCATCGGCGGTGCCGACGAGCAGGAGAAGCGGGCCACGTCGGCCCTGCTGTGGACCATGGCCGCGGTGCGCCCGCTCGGCCGGTCGCTGACCGCCCGGGCCGGAGCCCCGGCCGGCGCGCTGGAGACCTTCCTGGAGGTCGGCTTCTCGCTGGGGGAATTGCGGGTGATCCCCGACGGGGTCATCCGCATTGCCCGCGGACAGAAGGTGTGGACGGCGTTGGTCGAGGTCAAGACCGGCGACGGCCTGCTCGGCCGCGAGCAGGTCGAGAAGTACCTGCGGCTGGCCAAACGTCGCAAGTACGACGCGGTGATCACGATCTCCAACCAGGTCAGCACCGACCCCGACGTGCATCCGGTCGACCTGCCCGCCCACGCGACCAATGCGGTGTCCCTGTTCCACATCTCGTGGTCCGAGGTGATGCACGAGATCCGCATGCTGCTGGCGCACCACCGGTTCACCGACCCGGTGTCGTTGTGGATCCTGTCCGAGCTGAGCCGCTACCTGGAACATCCCCGGTCCGGCGCCATGCCGTTCACCGACATGGGGCCGTCCTGGGTGTCGGTGCGGGAATCGATCGCGGACGGCACCCTGCGGCCCGGGGATCAGAAGGCGATCCCAATCGTCAACGCCTGGCAGAAGCTGGCCCGCCAACTGTGCCTGGGGTTGACCGCCCGGTTGGGGGTCCCGGTCAAGCAGGTCGTGCCGCGGCGCTGGCAGACCGACCCCGGGCTACGCCTGGACGAAGGCACGCACCGGCTGGCCGACCACGGCGTACTCGCCTCCACGCTGCGGGTGCCGGACGCGGCCGGACCGATCACGGTGTCGGCCGACCTGCGGACCAGCCGGGTGACGGTGAGCATCGAGATCGGGGCGCCGCAGGAGAATTCGCTCAGCCGGCGGGTCACCTGGCTGACCCGGCAGCTCAAGGACGCCCCGGACGATCTGCTGGTCGAGGCCCGCTTCGCGCCCCGGGCCGAGACGACCTGCGAACGGCTGGTCGACGTGCGCAGCCGTCCGCAGCTGCTGCTGCCCGGCAAGGACTGGGAGCCGTCCAGTTTCGTGGTGTCCCGGAGCCAGCCGATGGGCAGCAAGCGCTCCGGCGCCCGGGGCAGCTTCGTGACCTCGGTCAACGAGGCGGTGGACGGCTTCTACGCCGACGTGGTCGAGCGGGTGCGGCCGTGGGCGCCGCCGGCCCCGCCGCTGCCCGAGTCGGCGGGGGAACCGGCGCCCCCCACCTGA
- a CDS encoding TerD family protein codes for MGVNLTKGQTVSLVKQGGGELSQVRMGLGWDAIKKKGLFGGTKEVSVDLDASALLFAADKRVLDVVYYGNLRSADNSLIHTGDNLTGAGDGDDESIMVDLPRVSPQVAHIVFVVSSYSGQNFSQIENAFARVVDSADRDKELVRYQLTGSGTHTAVIMARLSRQGAGWTFTAIGNPGNARTADQLVPLAAQTF; via the coding sequence GTGGGTGTCAACCTGACCAAAGGTCAGACGGTCAGCCTGGTCAAGCAGGGCGGCGGAGAACTCTCCCAGGTCCGGATGGGGCTGGGCTGGGACGCGATCAAGAAGAAGGGTCTGTTCGGCGGCACCAAGGAGGTCTCGGTCGACCTGGACGCCTCGGCGTTGCTGTTCGCCGCCGACAAGCGAGTCCTGGATGTCGTCTACTACGGGAACCTGCGCTCGGCCGACAACTCGCTCATCCACACCGGCGACAACCTGACCGGGGCCGGCGACGGCGACGACGAATCGATCATGGTTGACCTGCCGCGGGTCTCGCCGCAGGTGGCGCACATCGTGTTCGTCGTGAGCTCCTACAGCGGGCAGAACTTCTCCCAGATCGAGAACGCGTTCGCCCGGGTCGTCGACTCGGCCGACCGAGACAAGGAACTCGTGCGCTACCAGCTCACCGGCTCGGGGACGCACACCGCGGTGATCATGGCCCGGCTCTCCCGTCAGGGCGCCGGCTGGACGTTCACCGCGATCGGCAACCCGGGGAATGCCCGGACCGCCGACCAGCTCGTCCCGCTGGCCGCGCAGACCTTCTGA
- a CDS encoding TerD family protein → MGISLVKGGNLSLTKAAPGLSKIMVGLGWDARTTTGDKFDLDASALGCGENGTVLSNDYFIFFNQARSPEGAIEHLGDNRTGEGAGDDEVVAIDLTATPAALDKVVFVASIYDAETTGTTFGQVRNAYIRVVNSADNSELARFDLSEDASVETAMVFGELYRHGAEWKFRAIGQGYSSGLAGIAKDYGVNL, encoded by the coding sequence ATGGGCATCAGTCTGGTCAAGGGTGGCAACCTGTCGCTGACCAAGGCGGCACCCGGACTGTCCAAGATCATGGTGGGCCTGGGGTGGGATGCCCGGACCACCACGGGCGACAAGTTCGACCTGGACGCCAGCGCGCTGGGCTGCGGGGAGAACGGGACCGTCCTGTCCAACGACTACTTCATCTTTTTCAACCAGGCGCGCTCGCCCGAGGGGGCGATCGAGCACCTGGGCGACAACCGCACCGGTGAGGGCGCCGGCGACGACGAGGTGGTGGCCATCGACCTGACCGCCACCCCGGCCGCGCTGGACAAGGTCGTCTTCGTCGCGTCGATCTACGACGCCGAGACCACCGGCACCACCTTCGGTCAGGTCCGCAACGCCTACATACGGGTGGTCAATTCCGCCGACAACAGCGAATTGGCCCGGTTCGACCTGTCCGAGGACGCGTCGGTGGAAACCGCCATGGTGTTCGGCGAGCTGTACCGGCACGGCGCCGAATGGAAATTCCGGGCGATCGGTCAGGGCTATTCCAGCGGGTTGGCCGGGATCGCGAAGGACTACGGCGTCAATCTTTAG
- a CDS encoding TerD family protein, whose product MGVSLSKGGNVSLTKAAPNLAAIAVGLGWDVRSTAGDDFDLDASALALGENHKILSDEWFVFFNNLKSPDGSIEHQGDNLTGEGDGDDEVINIDLKSVPPQAVSIVITVSIYDAEARRQSFGQVRNAYIRVVNLANDVELARYDLTEDASVETAMVFGEVYRHSGEWKFRAIGQGYASGLAGIAKDFGVNVG is encoded by the coding sequence ATGGGCGTGAGTTTGAGCAAGGGCGGAAATGTCAGCCTGACCAAGGCGGCGCCCAATCTGGCCGCCATTGCGGTCGGGCTGGGCTGGGACGTGCGGTCGACCGCCGGTGACGATTTCGATCTGGACGCCAGCGCGCTGGCGCTGGGCGAGAACCACAAGATCCTGTCCGACGAGTGGTTCGTCTTCTTCAACAATCTCAAGTCGCCGGACGGATCCATCGAGCACCAGGGCGACAACCTGACCGGTGAAGGCGACGGTGACGACGAAGTCATCAACATCGACCTGAAATCCGTTCCGCCGCAGGCCGTGTCGATCGTGATCACGGTGTCGATCTACGACGCCGAGGCCCGGCGGCAGTCGTTCGGACAGGTCCGCAACGCCTACATCCGGGTGGTCAACCTGGCCAACGACGTCGAGCTGGCCCGTTACGACCTGACCGAGGACGCGTCGGTGGAAACCGCGATGGTGTTCGGCGAGGTCTACCGGCACAGCGGCGAATGGAAGTTCCGGGCGATCGGGCAGGGCTACGCAAGCGGCCTGGCCGGGATCGCCAAGGATTTCGGGGTCAACGTCGGCTGA
- a CDS encoding TerD family protein, with amino-acid sequence MTPALQRGANVALTQEIPSLTGVVLGVRWNAGAEQALSDNLVAATILCDRDNRAPSDRYFVFFNQIASPEESVTRRSELLGDDREQIEVDLGDVPAEIQRIVVALYVNDGPGARRTLGQLRDCFIRVLDQRGGQELVRSENLAPALRSETAILLGELYRHTTGWKFKVIGQGYDNGIAGIAADYGVPL; translated from the coding sequence GTGACCCCCGCCCTGCAACGCGGCGCCAATGTGGCGCTCACCCAGGAGATCCCGTCGCTGACCGGGGTCGTCCTCGGCGTCCGCTGGAATGCCGGTGCCGAGCAGGCGCTGTCGGACAATCTGGTGGCCGCGACGATCCTGTGCGACCGCGACAACCGGGCCCCCTCGGACCGCTACTTCGTGTTCTTCAACCAGATCGCCTCGCCCGAGGAATCGGTGACCCGCCGATCCGAACTGCTCGGCGACGACCGGGAGCAGATCGAGGTCGACCTGGGCGACGTGCCGGCCGAGATCCAGCGGATCGTGGTGGCCCTGTACGTCAACGACGGGCCGGGGGCGCGCCGCACGCTGGGCCAGTTGCGGGACTGCTTCATCCGGGTGCTCGATCAGCGGGGTGGCCAGGAGCTCGTCCGCTCGGAGAACCTGGCGCCGGCCCTGCGCTCGGAGACCGCGATCCTGCTCGGCGAGCTGTACCGGCACACCACCGGCTGGAAGTTCAAGGTGATCGGGCAGGGCTACGACAACGGGATCGCCGGCATCGCCGCCGATTACGGGGTGCCGTTGTGA